In Agrococcus jenensis, the genomic window AGGAGGAGGTCTGGGACGAGCCGCGGCTGGCGGAGTTCGAGCGCACGGTGCAGGCGGGCGGCCGGACGCTGCTCACGGTCGCCGCGCGCGAGCGGTCGACCGGCGAGCTCGGCGGCTTCTCGACGCTCATCCTCCCGCTCAGCGGTGCGACCGCCCGCCAGCACGACACCCTCGTCACGAAGCCGCACCGCGGCCACGGCCTCGGCATGCTCATGAAGCTCGACAACCTCGTGCGGCTCCGCGAGCTGCGGCCGGAGCTCGTGCGCGTCGTCACCTGGAACGCCGAGGAGAACCGGCCGATGCTCGCCGTGAACGAGGCATCCGGATTCGCACCGGTCGCCTACGAGGCGCAGTGGCAGTGGAAGGCGGAGCGATGACGATCGAGATCATCGACGTGCAGGTGCCGGCCGCGTGGGACGACGACAGCGAGGGCGCCAGGCGGCTGCGGATGCTCGTCGACGTGCGCAACGCCGTGGTCGTCGACGGCTGGGGCGGCGACGAGAGCCACGCCTTCAGCTATCGGGAGGCCTGGGCGCAGTGGCAGAGCCAGGTGGGCGAGAGCGACGACCTCCGCACGGTCGCGCTCCTCGACGGCGTGCCCGCGGGGCGGGGCTACGCGTCGCGCGGCCTGCTCGAGGGGACGACGATCGCCGAGGTCGACGTGATGGTGCTGCCGAGCGCGCGGCGCCGCGGTGTCGGCGCTGCGCTCGCTGACGACCTCGTCGCGCGGATGCGGGAGCGCGGCGCGACGACGTTCCAGGCGTGGGTCGACCACCACCCGGAGCCGGGACCGACGATGCCGTCGCCGACCGGCTTCGGCGAGATCCCCGCCGCGAGCGCGCAGGTGGCGCTGCTGCAGCGCTACGGCTTCGAGCTCGAGCAGATCGAGCGGGCGAGCGAGCTGCGCCTCGCGGCCGCCGTGCCTGCGCTGGCCGCGCACCGCGCCGATGCCGAGGCACATGCCGCGCCGCGGTACCGCGTCGAGACCTGGGAGGGTCGAGCACCGGCCGAGCGGGTCGCATCGCTCGCCGCGCTGCACGCGCGCATGTCGACGGACGCGCCGTCGGCGGGCGTCGAGCACGAGGCCGAGGGCTGGGACGCGGAGCGGCTCGAGCGCTACGAGACGAGCCAGCTCGACGGCGGGCGCACGCTGCTGCGCGCGGTCGCGGTCGAGGCGTCGACGGGCGAGGTCGTCGCGTTCACGACGCTGGCGGGGCAGGGCGTCGCCGAGCCCTGGTACCAGCACGACACCCTCGTGCACGGCGAGCACCGCGGGCACCGGCTCGGCATGGCCGTGAAGGTCGCCAACCTGCTCGCGCTCGCGGAGCGCGACCCTGGGGGCGTCGTCCGCACCTGGAACGCCGAGGAGAACCGCCCGATGCTGTCGGTGAACGAGGCGCTCGGGTTCGAGACGATCTGCCAGGGCGGGGTCTGGCAGCGGAAGGAGTCGGCAGCATGACCGGCACGGTGGAGTACCTGGAGCTCGAGGCTCCGGCCGACGACTTCGACGAGGCGGCGCTCTCGCGCATCGCGCGCTACGTCGCGACGGCCAACCGCGTCACCCAGGACTTCTGGGGCGACGACTCGCGCGACACCACGGTCGGCGAGATCCTCGCGAGCATGCGCCACCAGGAGGACGAGGTCGTGCGCCGCTTCCTCGTCGTGGAGGACGGCCGCGACGTCGGCCGGTCGGTCGCCGCGCTCAACACCGAGGAGGGCGCATCCGTCGCCTACGTCTCCGCCTGGGTCGTGCCCGACGCGCGCGGGCACGGCCTGGGTCGGGCGATCGCCGAGCACACCGAGCGGGTCGCGATCGAGCTCGGTGCGACGACGCTGCAGGCGTGGGCCGACCACCGGCCGCCGGTCGAGGGCGACGCCGCGGTCTCCCCCGTGAGCGGCCACGGCTCGGTGGCCGCGGATGCCGCGGCGCGGCTCGCCGTCGCGATGGGCTACGCGCTCGAGCAGGTCGAGCGCATCTCCGAGCTCGACGTCGAGGCGGCCAGGGGTTCGCTCGAGCAGCACCGCGCGGATGCGGCGGCGACGGCGGGCGACGCCTACGAGGCGCGCTCGTGGTCGGGTCGCACTCCGCCGGAGGTGCGCGACGGCATGGCGGCCCTGCACGCCCGGATGGCGACGGATGTCCCGAGCGCGGGGCTCGACACCGATGCGGAGCACTGGGATGCCGCGCGACTCGAGCGCACGGAGCGCGAGTTCGAGGAGGCGGGGCAGTCGATCCTGCAGGCCGCTGCGGTGCATCGCGCGACCGGCGACGTGGTCGCCTTCACGGTGCTGCTCGTGCCCGCCGAGGGTCGCCCGGCCACGCAGGAGGACACGCTCGTGCACGCCGACCACCGCGGCCACCGGCTCGGGATGCTCGTGAAGGCGGAGAACCTGCTGCAGCTCGGCCGCCTCCACCCCGACCGCTCGCGCGTCGTCACCTGGAACGCCGAGGAGAACCGCCCGATGCTCGCCGTGAACGAGGCGCTCGGCTTCACGCCGGTCGGTGCCGAGGGCGGCTGGCAGAAGCGCGTCTCCCCCGCCGGTTGAGCACAGCGCGACCTGCGACCATGGCCGGATGAGCGAAATCCGCACCGAAGCCCCGCCCGCCGCATCCGTCGACGGCATCGCCGCCGAGCTGCGGGCCGCGGTCGATCGCGGCGTCACCCGGCCGAGGGCGTATCGCGAGCAGCAGCTCGAGGGGCTCGTGCGCATGCTGCTGCAGCACGCGTCGGAGTGGGAGGCGGCGCTGAAGGCCGACCT contains:
- a CDS encoding GNAT family N-acetyltransferase; protein product: MTIEIIDVQVPAAWDDDSEGARRLRMLVDVRNAVVVDGWGGDESHAFSYREAWAQWQSQVGESDDLRTVALLDGVPAGRGYASRGLLEGTTIAEVDVMVLPSARRRGVGAALADDLVARMRERGATTFQAWVDHHPEPGPTMPSPTGFGEIPAASAQVALLQRYGFELEQIERASELRLAAAVPALAAHRADAEAHAAPRYRVETWEGRAPAERVASLAALHARMSTDAPSAGVEHEAEGWDAERLERYETSQLDGGRTLLRAVAVEASTGEVVAFTTLAGQGVAEPWYQHDTLVHGEHRGHRLGMAVKVANLLALAERDPGGVVRTWNAEENRPMLSVNEALGFETICQGGVWQRKESAA
- a CDS encoding GNAT family N-acetyltransferase, whose amino-acid sequence is MTGTVEYLELEAPADDFDEAALSRIARYVATANRVTQDFWGDDSRDTTVGEILASMRHQEDEVVRRFLVVEDGRDVGRSVAALNTEEGASVAYVSAWVVPDARGHGLGRAIAEHTERVAIELGATTLQAWADHRPPVEGDAAVSPVSGHGSVAADAAARLAVAMGYALEQVERISELDVEAARGSLEQHRADAAATAGDAYEARSWSGRTPPEVRDGMAALHARMATDVPSAGLDTDAEHWDAARLERTEREFEEAGQSILQAAAVHRATGDVVAFTVLLVPAEGRPATQEDTLVHADHRGHRLGMLVKAENLLQLGRLHPDRSRVVTWNAEENRPMLAVNEALGFTPVGAEGGWQKRVSPAG